In Candidatus Latescibacter sp., the following are encoded in one genomic region:
- a CDS encoding bifunctional 4-hydroxy-2-oxoglutarate aldolase/2-dehydro-3-deoxy-phosphogluconate aldolase translates to MSMLDRIVESGIVAAIRADSSERLIEVAAALEAGGAKFIEVTMNTPNALKIVEALSEKMRGRVGVGVGTVLDPETARAAILAGAEYIVTPTLNLKVIEMAKRYSKLIFPGAFTPTEILTAWEAGADMVKVFPASVLGPGYLKDIHGPLPHIRLMPVGGVSVENCGEFIRAGASAVTAASCIAPKKDIAEGNWEKISGLARQMIANIQAARKNKKTV, encoded by the coding sequence ATGTCCATGCTCGACCGTATCGTAGAATCCGGAATTGTAGCGGCCATCAGGGCCGACAGCTCCGAACGTCTGATCGAGGTTGCCGCAGCGCTTGAGGCCGGGGGCGCAAAATTCATCGAAGTAACTATGAACACCCCGAATGCGCTCAAAATAGTCGAAGCCTTGTCGGAAAAAATGCGCGGCAGGGTCGGCGTGGGGGTCGGCACCGTTCTCGACCCGGAAACAGCCCGGGCTGCCATCCTGGCCGGGGCGGAATACATTGTTACTCCCACTCTCAACCTGAAAGTCATCGAGATGGCGAAACGGTATTCCAAGCTCATATTCCCCGGCGCGTTTACTCCCACCGAAATACTCACCGCCTGGGAAGCCGGCGCGGATATGGTGAAAGTATTCCCGGCGAGCGTGTTGGGACCCGGTTACCTTAAGGATATCCACGGTCCCCTGCCGCACATCAGACTCATGCCGGTGGGGGGCGTCTCGGTGGAAAACTGCGGCGAATTCATCAGGGCCGGCGCCTCCGCGGTTACAGCCGCGAGCTGCATCGCCCCGAAAAAAGACATCGCCGAAGGCAACTGGGAGAAAATCTCCGGCCTGGCACGGCAGATGATCGCCAATATTCAGGCTGCAAGAAAAAATAAAAAGACTGTCTGA
- a CDS encoding sugar phosphate nucleotidyltransferase: MELTIQASRGVRKAVIPAAGFGTRLFPATKAIKKELFPVIDSEGRAKPAILAIIEEALSAGIEEIALIVQESDREIFEDFLHTPLRIENFNKLSKASQKYCEYLREVGHRVTFIIQDIQEGFGHAVYCAREWVGSEPFLLLLGDHLYISENESSCARQLMEAFTRNNQSIVGLKVSPAAEIGNFGCVTGVWDEADSLLNVTEITEKPEIEYARERLQVEGMEEDRFLTLFGQYILKPQIFDCLGEKISRNIRERGEFQLTSSIDRLRQEDGLKGYLVRGKAFDIGQPEAYLNTIVEYSKKRNTGVRSQKTE; this comes from the coding sequence ATGGAACTGACCATTCAGGCGAGCCGCGGGGTACGGAAAGCGGTGATTCCCGCCGCCGGTTTCGGAACCCGTCTCTTCCCCGCGACAAAAGCCATAAAGAAAGAGCTGTTCCCGGTCATCGACTCCGAGGGCCGCGCCAAACCGGCCATCCTGGCCATCATCGAGGAAGCCCTGAGCGCAGGAATCGAGGAGATCGCCCTCATCGTCCAGGAAAGCGACCGTGAGATATTCGAGGATTTTCTCCATACCCCGCTCCGTATCGAGAATTTCAACAAGCTGTCCAAAGCCAGCCAGAAGTACTGCGAATACCTCCGCGAGGTCGGCCACCGGGTGACCTTCATCATCCAGGACATCCAGGAGGGATTCGGCCATGCGGTCTATTGCGCCCGTGAATGGGTTGGCAGCGAGCCGTTCCTTCTCCTTCTCGGCGATCACCTCTACATCTCTGAAAATGAGTCTTCCTGCGCGCGCCAGCTCATGGAAGCATTCACGCGTAATAACCAGAGCATAGTCGGCCTCAAAGTTTCCCCGGCAGCGGAGATCGGGAATTTCGGCTGCGTCACCGGAGTCTGGGACGAGGCGGATTCGCTCCTGAATGTTACCGAAATCACCGAAAAGCCGGAAATCGAATACGCCCGCGAGCGCCTGCAGGTTGAGGGCATGGAGGAAGACCGCTTTCTGACCCTTTTCGGGCAGTACATACTCAAACCGCAGATTTTCGACTGCCTGGGAGAGAAAATTTCGCGCAATATCCGTGAGCGCGGGGAGTTCCAGCTTACCTCCAGCATCGACAGGCTCCGTCAGGAGGACGGCCTCAAAGGCTATCTGGTTCGGGGAAAAGCGTTCGATATCGGGCAGCCGGAAGCATACCTTAATACGATTGTAGAATACAGTAAAAAAAGGAATACAGGAGTCAGAAGTCAGAAGACAGAATAA
- a CDS encoding helical backbone metal receptor, which yields MNRTLFILILVFCALLLTGIGCRKGDAPESAIPAGKNYTRIISLAPSITETLFALGLGDRVIGVTKFCKYPPEAREKAQVGGFFDPNYEAVVTLKPDLVILLPEHEQARKYLENLGIATLVVHNRVIGEILDTITVIGKTCGAEKEAERIVRDIESRKGAVQKKTAGRERRRVIVAVGRTAGALDQVFIAGPNTFYDELIALAGGTNAYRGYPIPYPEVSGEGMLRLDPEIILDLLPELAEQGHSEAAARSDWNKIHELSAVKNRKVYILTADYAVIPGPRFIQTLEEMARIIHPEVEWK from the coding sequence ATGAACCGTACCTTATTCATTCTTATCCTGGTTTTCTGTGCTCTCCTTCTCACCGGCATCGGCTGTCGGAAAGGTGATGCTCCGGAGAGCGCTATCCCGGCGGGGAAAAACTATACCCGGATCATCTCACTTGCCCCCAGCATAACCGAAACGCTTTTCGCGCTCGGGCTGGGCGACCGGGTTATCGGAGTGACCAAATTCTGCAAGTATCCCCCGGAAGCCCGGGAAAAAGCGCAGGTCGGGGGATTCTTCGATCCCAACTACGAGGCGGTGGTCACCCTGAAACCCGATCTGGTGATCCTCCTCCCCGAACACGAGCAGGCGCGGAAATACCTTGAAAATCTGGGAATCGCCACCCTGGTGGTGCACAACCGGGTGATTGGTGAAATCCTCGATACTATTACTGTAATCGGGAAAACCTGCGGAGCGGAGAAAGAAGCTGAGAGAATCGTCCGGGATATCGAGTCGAGAAAGGGCGCTGTGCAAAAGAAAACCGCAGGTCGGGAAAGAAGAAGGGTGATTGTGGCGGTGGGGAGGACTGCCGGTGCACTGGATCAGGTCTTCATCGCCGGGCCGAACACCTTCTATGACGAACTGATCGCGCTTGCCGGGGGGACGAACGCTTACCGGGGATACCCGATCCCCTACCCGGAGGTCTCAGGCGAGGGGATGCTCCGGCTCGATCCGGAAATCATCCTTGACCTTCTGCCCGAGCTTGCCGAACAGGGTCATAGCGAAGCTGCCGCCCGCAGCGACTGGAATAAAATCCATGAGTTGAGCGCGGTAAAAAATAGAAAGGTGTATATTTTAACCGCGGACTACGCGGTGATTCCCGGCCCGCGATTCATACAAACTCTCGAGGAGATGGCGCGGATCATTCATCCGGAGGTTGAGTGGAAATGA
- a CDS encoding GxxExxY protein, which produces MENTTISELTHKIIGCAMKVHSTLGNGFQEVIYQRALAIEMQFQGLSFEREKEMPIFYREMHIGTRRVDFFVENAVMVELKAIEKLEDVHKAQAINYCEAYNIADGLLINFGGKSLEFKRVYNKNLVVPNPVNPVIPKSCSDNGGN; this is translated from the coding sequence ATGGAAAACACTACAATAAGCGAATTGACACATAAGATTATCGGCTGCGCAATGAAAGTTCATTCAACGCTCGGAAATGGTTTTCAAGAGGTTATTTACCAACGAGCATTAGCAATAGAAATGCAATTCCAAGGATTATCATTTGAGCGCGAAAAGGAAATGCCGATTTTTTATCGGGAAATGCATATTGGCACAAGGCGGGTCGATTTCTTCGTAGAAAATGCAGTGATGGTTGAATTGAAAGCAATAGAAAAACTTGAAGATGTGCATAAAGCCCAGGCTATCAACTATTGCGAAGCATACAATATTGCCGACGGGCTACTGATAAATTTTGGCGGAAAAAGCCTGGAGTTCAAAAGAGTTTACAATAAAAATCTGGTTGTTCCCAATCCTGTTAATCCGGTAATCCCGAAATCGTGTTCAGACAATGGTGGAAATTAA
- a CDS encoding tetratricopeptide repeat protein yields MKFIRILFLPLLFVILAVPAFSASKKGNAEALKLQGNELYRKGNFDGAIEMFLKSVAADSAYSDSYHNLGLAYYEKGDYAKSIDNLRWSVKLDHKFAKAFNSLGNAYMAVAEYDSAKASYIRSIALDPKVSQKHVNLGNAMYGLGDVDGAVAEYRKAIGLDRKNASVYNNLGVALQKKGDFKEAEKSYNEAIRLDDEYSAAFSNLGTLIFDEGRGDALKAVKYLNKAMELNPKDVPALYNLGLALMKGGDLANALSYLLKAVEISPADADIQYALGMVFVGNKSMNDAAKRFQEALKINPGYKNAQAALDKLQKKP; encoded by the coding sequence ATGAAGTTTATAAGAATTCTTTTTCTTCCGTTACTTTTCGTTATACTTGCTGTCCCCGCTTTCAGCGCATCAAAAAAAGGGAATGCTGAAGCACTCAAGCTTCAGGGCAACGAACTCTATCGTAAAGGGAATTTCGACGGCGCAATCGAAATGTTCCTAAAATCAGTCGCCGCCGATTCGGCCTATTCGGATTCTTACCACAACCTGGGGCTTGCATACTACGAGAAGGGGGATTATGCCAAGTCCATCGACAATCTCCGATGGTCCGTAAAGCTCGACCATAAATTCGCCAAGGCGTTCAACAGCCTGGGTAATGCCTATATGGCTGTCGCCGAATATGACAGCGCGAAGGCAAGCTACATCCGCTCAATTGCGCTTGATCCAAAAGTATCCCAGAAACATGTCAATCTGGGCAACGCCATGTATGGTCTCGGAGATGTTGACGGCGCTGTGGCGGAGTATCGAAAAGCAATCGGTCTTGACCGTAAAAACGCCTCTGTATATAACAACCTGGGGGTGGCTCTGCAGAAAAAGGGAGATTTTAAAGAGGCGGAAAAAAGTTACAATGAAGCTATAAGGCTGGACGATGAATACTCTGCGGCTTTCAGCAATCTCGGGACTCTCATTTTCGATGAAGGCCGCGGCGATGCCTTGAAAGCGGTAAAATACCTGAATAAAGCAATGGAGCTGAATCCGAAAGATGTGCCGGCGCTTTATAACCTGGGTCTGGCGCTCATGAAAGGCGGCGATCTTGCCAACGCGCTCTCCTACCTCTTGAAAGCGGTGGAAATCTCGCCGGCAGACGCAGATATTCAATATGCGCTGGGAATGGTCTTTGTTGGCAACAAATCGATGAATGACGCCGCGAAAAGATTTCAGGAAGCCCTGAAGATCAATCCGGGATATAAAAATGCCCAGGCTGCACTTGATAAGCTCCAGAAAAAACCTTGA